In a single window of the Phocoena sinus isolate mPhoSin1 chromosome 7, mPhoSin1.pri, whole genome shotgun sequence genome:
- the G6PC2 gene encoding glucose-6-phosphatase 2, which produces MDFLHRNGVLIIQHLQKDYRAYYSFLNFMSNVGDPRNIFSIYFPLWFQLNQAVGTKMIWVAVVGDWFNLIFKWILFGHRPYWWVQETQIYPNHSSPCLEQFPTTCETGPGSPSGHAMGSSCVWYVMVTAALGHTISRMDKSFTTLHRLTWSFLWSLFWLIQISVCISRVFIATHFPHQVILGVIGGLLVAEAFEHTPRIQTASLSTYLKTNLFLFLFALGFYLLLRLLDIDLLWSVPVAKKWCANPDWIYIDTTPFAGLVRNLGVLFGLGFAINSEMFLRSCRGENGYRLSFRLLCTLASLTTLQLYHFVKIPTHAEYLFYMLSFCKSASIPLTVVALIPYCIHMLMKPSEKKIN; this is translated from the exons ATGGATTTCCTTCATAGGAACGGAGTGCTCATTATTCAGCATTTGCAGAAGGACTACCGAGCTTACTACAGCTTTCTAAATTTTATGTCCAATGTTGGAGATCCCCGGaatatcttttctatttattttccactTTGGTTTCAACTTAATCAGGCAGTTGGAACCAAGATGATATGGGTAGCAGTCGTTGGGGATTGGttcaatcttatttttaaatg gATATTATTTGGTCATCGGCCTTACTGGTGGGTCCAAGAAACTCAGATTTACCCAAATCACTCAAGTCCATGCCTTGAACAGTTCCCCACTACGTGTGAAACAGGTCCAG GAAGTCCATCTGGCCACGCAATGGGCTCATCATGTGTCTGGTATGTCATGGTGACAGCTGCCCTGGGCCACACCATCAGTCGGATGGATAAGTCATTCACCACTCTGCACAG ACTCACCTGGTCATTTCTTTGGAGTCTTTTTTGGTTGATTCAAATCAGTGTCTGCATCTCCAGAGTATTCATAGCAACACATTTTCCTCATCAAGTTATTCTTGGAGTAATTGGTG GCTTGCTTGTGGCAGAGGCCTTTGAACACACTCCAAGGATCCAAACGGCCAGCCTGAGCACATACTTGAAGACcaacctcttcctcttcctgtttgCACTTGGCTTTTACCTGCTTCTCAGACTGCTTGACATTGACCTGCTGTGGTCTGTGCCCGTAGCCAAGAAGTGGTGTGCCAACCCTGACTGGATCTACATTGACACCACGCCTTTTGCTGGACTTGTGAGAAACCTTGGGGTCCTCTTTGGCTTGGGCTTTGCAATCAACTCGGAGATGTTCCTTAGGAGCTGCAGAGGGGAAAACGGCTATAGGCTGAGCTTCCGGCTGCTCTGCACCCTGGCCTCGTTGACCACACTGCAGCTCTACCATTTCGTCAAGATCCCGACTCATGCGGAGTATTTATTTTACATGCTGTCTTTCTGTAAAAGTGCGTCGATCCCACTGACTGTGGTTGCCCTGATTCCCTACTGTATTCATATGTTAATGAAACCAAgtgaaaaaaagattaattag